One genomic region from Candidatus Aminicenantes bacterium encodes:
- a CDS encoding sulfate ABC transporter permease, whose product MRNQTDIAALNLRKRTPVGRHLLTGAVLLWFGLLILFPLYGIAREALDYSWTTIRTALHSPASLHAFWMTLILTVAAVVINTVLGTISALVLARQRFFGKMLLESSIDLPFAISPVVAGFMLILLFGPNGWLGPVLERMNAKIVYAFPGMLLATLFVTMPFVIKEILPVLREFGAEQEECAAVLGANKWQTFRRVTLPSIRWGLGYGVTLTIARSIGEFGAVLVVSGSIIQKTQTATLRVHDQFTDLNYAGAFSAALVLALVSFVILNVIQYVNRRKGVN is encoded by the coding sequence ATGCGGAATCAAACTGATATCGCCGCTTTGAATCTGCGGAAACGGACCCCGGTGGGTCGCCACCTGTTGACCGGCGCGGTGTTGTTATGGTTCGGCTTGCTGATTCTGTTTCCACTTTACGGAATCGCCCGCGAAGCACTGGACTATTCGTGGACAACCATCCGCACCGCCCTTCATTCTCCGGCCTCCCTGCACGCATTCTGGATGACCCTGATCCTGACGGTTGCGGCGGTTGTGATCAATACCGTCCTGGGGACCATTTCCGCACTGGTGCTGGCACGCCAGCGCTTTTTTGGAAAGATGCTGCTGGAAAGCAGCATCGACTTGCCGTTTGCCATCAGCCCGGTTGTGGCGGGGTTCATGTTGATTCTGCTTTTCGGACCGAACGGCTGGCTCGGCCCGGTACTGGAGCGAATGAACGCAAAGATCGTGTACGCGTTTCCCGGAATGCTGTTGGCCACCCTGTTCGTTACCATGCCGTTCGTCATCAAAGAGATCCTTCCGGTCTTGCGGGAATTCGGCGCAGAACAGGAGGAGTGCGCGGCGGTTCTGGGGGCAAACAAATGGCAGACATTCCGGCGGGTGACCCTTCCCTCTATCCGCTGGGGCCTGGGGTATGGCGTCACCCTGACCATTGCCCGCTCGATCGGTGAATTCGGCGCCGTTCTGGTGGTCAGCGGCAGCATTATTCAGAAGACCCAGACCGCAACCCTGAGGGTGCATGACCAGTTTACGGATTTAAACTATGCCGGGGCGTTCAGCGCCGCATTGGTTCTGGCCCTGGTGTCTTTTGTGATCCTGAATGTGATTCAGTACGTGAATCGGCGCAAAGGAGTTAATTGA
- the cysT gene encoding sulfate ABC transporter permease subunit CysT, with protein sequence MRTDQAAAKPRQASDLVLRGIFLFFIGLLVVLPVLAISVEAFRSGFGSLWAQITHPQALAALWLTLRMAMIMVLINVLTGTATAWVLVRHQVPFRGLINALVDIPFAIPTVVTGMMLVVLYGPRSVLGTLLARHGIEVVFSRPGIVLALLFVTFPFVVRAVQPVLMEMEGDMEEAASTLGAGRIRTFFRVVLPTLLPAILSGAALSFSRALGEFGSIIIVAGNIPMRTQVASVYIYGEIESGSPESAMGLSVVLLVISLLTLLVLNFLQQRNQGHAESN encoded by the coding sequence CGGGGGATTTTTCTTTTTTTTATCGGGCTGCTGGTGGTATTGCCGGTTCTTGCGATTAGTGTGGAAGCGTTCCGCAGCGGATTCGGATCACTGTGGGCGCAGATCACCCATCCCCAGGCCCTTGCGGCGCTATGGCTGACCCTGCGCATGGCCATGATCATGGTTCTGATCAATGTGCTAACGGGGACGGCAACCGCCTGGGTACTGGTGCGCCACCAGGTGCCGTTTCGCGGATTGATCAACGCCTTGGTGGATATCCCTTTTGCCATTCCCACTGTGGTAACCGGCATGATGCTGGTGGTTTTATACGGTCCCCGCAGTGTACTCGGCACGCTGCTGGCCAGGCATGGGATTGAAGTGGTTTTCAGCCGGCCGGGAATCGTGCTGGCGCTGCTTTTTGTCACGTTCCCCTTTGTGGTCCGAGCGGTTCAGCCGGTATTGATGGAGATGGAAGGCGACATGGAGGAAGCCGCGTCTACGTTGGGCGCCGGCCGGATTCGCACGTTTTTCCGGGTGGTTTTGCCGACATTGTTACCCGCCATTCTGAGTGGCGCGGCCCTGTCGTTTTCCCGGGCTTTGGGGGAATTCGGCTCCATTATCATCGTGGCGGGAAATATCCCGATGCGCACCCAGGTGGCGTCGGTATACATCTACGGCGAGATTGAAAGCGGCAGTCCCGAAAGCGCCATGGGGCTTTCCGTGGTATTGCTGGTGATTTCGCTTTTGACACTGCTGGTGTTGAACTTTCTGCAGCAAAGGAATCAGGGTCATGCGGAATCAAACTGA